In Deinococcus sp. QL22, the following are encoded in one genomic region:
- a CDS encoding glycine--tRNA ligase yields MPATSMEELVSLCKRRGFIFQGSEIYGGLQGFYDYGPLGVELKNNIKAAWWRANVYERDDMEGLDASIIMHRQVLRHSGHEATFSDPMIDNKKNNKRYRLDHLVKDQKADVIAKVAELIGEDVANFPAVVAALNKKPAEASAALKTAGVRDPFSGEVGDWTEPKPFNMMFKTTIGPVADEESYGYLRPETAQGIFVNFKNVVDSTSRRLPFGIAQIGKAFRNEITPRNFIFRVRELEQMEIEFFCTPGTDETWHQHWLEQRLSWWEAQGIPRSKIDILDVPKEDLAHYSKRTYDLMYDYPTLGYEEIEGIANRSDYDLGSHTKAQGELNLTARVEENLDSIAKLTIPHPETNKPVVPFVIEPSAGVDRALLAVLSEAFTKETLENGNERIVLKLKPHLAPIKVAVIPLARNKSELVELARSIKSDLQKLGLGRILLEDSGNIGKAYRRHDEIGTPYCVTVDFDTIGQSAEGADQSLKDTVTIRDRNTLAQVRIKISELAGWITAHLK; encoded by the coding sequence ATGCCCGCAACGTCTATGGAAGAACTGGTCAGCCTGTGCAAACGCCGGGGCTTTATTTTTCAAGGCTCCGAGATTTACGGCGGCCTGCAAGGGTTCTACGATTACGGCCCGCTGGGTGTAGAGCTGAAGAACAACATTAAAGCCGCGTGGTGGCGGGCCAACGTCTACGAGCGCGACGACATGGAAGGCCTAGATGCCAGCATCATCATGCACCGCCAGGTGTTGCGCCACAGCGGACATGAAGCCACGTTTTCCGACCCGATGATCGACAATAAAAAGAACAACAAGCGCTACCGGCTCGATCATCTGGTGAAGGATCAGAAGGCCGATGTGATCGCCAAAGTCGCGGAGCTGATCGGTGAAGATGTGGCGAATTTTCCGGCAGTGGTGGCGGCCCTGAATAAAAAGCCCGCCGAAGCCAGCGCGGCCCTGAAAACGGCAGGCGTGCGCGACCCCTTTTCCGGCGAGGTGGGCGACTGGACGGAACCCAAGCCCTTCAACATGATGTTTAAGACCACGATTGGCCCGGTGGCCGATGAGGAAAGCTACGGCTACCTGCGCCCCGAAACCGCGCAGGGCATCTTCGTGAACTTCAAGAACGTCGTGGACAGCACCAGCCGCCGCCTGCCGTTCGGCATCGCCCAGATCGGCAAGGCCTTTCGCAACGAGATCACGCCCCGCAATTTTATTTTCCGGGTGCGCGAACTGGAGCAGATGGAAATTGAATTCTTCTGCACCCCCGGCACCGACGAAACGTGGCATCAGCACTGGCTGGAACAACGCCTGAGCTGGTGGGAAGCGCAGGGCATCCCGCGCAGCAAGATCGACATTCTGGACGTGCCCAAAGAGGATCTGGCACATTACTCCAAGCGCACCTACGACCTGATGTACGACTACCCCACGCTGGGCTACGAGGAAATCGAGGGCATTGCCAACCGCTCGGACTACGATCTGGGCAGCCACACCAAGGCGCAGGGCGAGCTGAACCTGACCGCCCGTGTGGAAGAAAACCTGGACAGCATCGCCAAGCTGACCATTCCACACCCCGAAACCAACAAGCCCGTCGTGCCGTTTGTGATTGAGCCGTCTGCGGGGGTAGACCGGGCGCTGTTGGCGGTACTCAGCGAGGCGTTTACCAAAGAAACCCTAGAAAACGGCAATGAACGCATCGTGCTGAAGCTGAAGCCACACCTTGCGCCCATCAAAGTGGCCGTCATTCCGCTGGCCCGCAACAAATCCGAACTGGTGGAACTGGCCCGTTCCATTAAATCCGATCTGCAAAAGCTGGGGCTTGGCCGTATTTTGCTGGAAGACAGCGGCAATATCGGTAAGGCTTACCGCCGTCATGATGAAATCGGTACGCCGTATTGCGTGACGGTAGACTTCGACACCATCGGCCAAAGTGCGGAAGGTGCAGACCAGAGTTTGAAAGACACCGTGACCATTCGTGACCGCAACACCTTGGCGCAGGTAAGAATCAAGATCAGTGAATTGGCCGGGTGGATTACAGCGCATTTGAAATAG
- a CDS encoding alpha/beta hydrolase, with the protein MFFSERNLSRFAAAVLLGALCVGAAHPAAPTEAALDAVPAVRVVRTGEVVPGTPADLNASITVRYGPTKPNAVLLLMPGFLGGAGSFDRLARQIVALDPGVAVWAVDRRSNLLESGAAIANADPAELVRIVQQGIPARPTSSLTFMKNWGLDTTLRDWREAVREARTLTPNVFIGGHSLGGTLTSLYAGYDFGNAPFGAAPTPDDQIGFKGVRGLLMLDGAPGNTTSDPISWDQYQNGSVGRLGYVPGVNKLDEIPYINSLIFNPTFASRAAAQARLAATAPDALAPAGGLVSYAATNLAAGLAQLEQQYSLLPFLTLRTGQATNAASIPNPLPRLLGATENSQFVLGPADRSRPVGWKADADATTDPHDFVGRFWNPVSDYAEWYFPMRLSVDVGAAQLDTVGTPFATTLRVWHTRAVSTPILGIAAENGITTENDYRRFAAFTRATVTTRTLPGASHLDITVAKSDQVARWTLNWMRGITGPAVAQTAQAPNP; encoded by the coding sequence ATGTTTTTCTCGGAGCGCAACCTGTCCCGTTTTGCCGCCGCTGTGCTGTTGGGCGCACTCTGTGTGGGTGCGGCACACCCCGCCGCACCCACTGAAGCCGCGCTGGACGCCGTGCCCGCCGTACGGGTAGTGCGGACAGGCGAGGTCGTGCCTGGTACGCCCGCCGACCTGAACGCCAGCATCACGGTGCGCTACGGCCCAACTAAGCCAAACGCCGTGCTGCTGCTGATGCCCGGCTTCCTGGGCGGCGCGGGGAGTTTTGACCGATTGGCGCGGCAAATCGTGGCGCTTGATCCGGGTGTGGCGGTATGGGCCGTAGACCGCCGCTCCAATCTTCTGGAATCGGGCGCGGCCATTGCCAACGCCGACCCCGCCGAACTCGTCCGTATCGTGCAGCAGGGTATTCCGGCACGGCCCACTTCCAGCCTGACCTTTATGAAGAACTGGGGACTGGATACCACGCTGCGCGACTGGCGCGAGGCGGTGCGCGAGGCCCGCACGCTGACGCCGAATGTCTTTATTGGCGGGCATTCTCTGGGCGGCACACTGACCAGCCTGTATGCCGGGTACGACTTCGGGAATGCCCCGTTTGGCGCGGCCCCTACCCCTGACGACCAGATTGGATTTAAGGGCGTGCGCGGCCTGCTGATGCTGGACGGCGCACCGGGCAACACCACCTCTGACCCGATCTCCTGGGATCAGTACCAGAACGGCAGCGTGGGCCGGCTGGGGTATGTGCCGGGAGTCAACAAGCTGGATGAAATTCCCTATATCAACAGCCTGATCTTCAATCCGACCTTTGCAAGCCGCGCCGCTGCTCAGGCCCGGCTTGCGGCCACCGCGCCCGATGCTCTGGCTCCGGCGGGCGGTCTCGTTTCTTACGCTGCTACCAATCTTGCGGCGGGCCTTGCGCAACTGGAGCAGCAATATTCGCTGCTGCCCTTCCTGACGCTCAGAACGGGGCAGGCCACCAATGCCGCTTCCATTCCCAACCCGCTGCCGCGCCTGCTGGGGGCCACAGAAAACAGCCAGTTCGTGCTTGGCCCCGCCGACCGCAGCCGCCCGGTAGGCTGGAAGGCCGACGCCGACGCCACCACCGATCCGCACGATTTTGTGGGCCGATTCTGGAATCCGGTCAGCGATTACGCCGAGTGGTACTTTCCTATGCGCCTGAGTGTGGATGTGGGCGCGGCCCAGTTGGACACGGTGGGCACGCCGTTTGCGACCACCCTGCGCGTCTGGCACACCCGCGCCGTCTCTACCCCGATTCTGGGCATCGCTGCCGAAAATGGGATTACGACTGAGAACGACTACCGCCGATTCGCCGCCTTCACCCGCGCCACCGTGACCACGCGTACGTTGCCGGGGGCCAGCCATCTGGATATCACGGTGGCCAAGAGCGATCAGGTGGCCCGCTGGACGCTGAATTGGATGCGCGGGATTACCGGGCCAGCGGTGGCCCAGACCGCACAGGCCCCAAACCCTTAA
- a CDS encoding DEAD/DEAH box helicase yields MKLSRLPPGFGLDTAAQALALRQEAVSDVMREWTDTGWKATATVRDGGNDFQAMAELTPPPDPVLRSTSCTCGRYRCRHVAALVLSADPPDAPRPALKSGSNGVSGSAAGEGGPARAPAVEPLDARAQQWLASFDDKKSGGRGRQYELRYVLRIMPVTSQGGPGSIRRVAVGVVRVPVRGDVAEVRSAEHYSLPRNLSAAPAFARRDADLLRLLEVASTAAHLPGRWDETLHALGDHPATDLLIELMLDSGRLCWEAADAVLHRGESVQGMPGWATDERGMQFPTLTVEGAAGGVVLPLPRPWLVRPTESFLVRVTTHTPPEQVARFLAGPTVSPAQAAALAHAITAAGAPLPVPQTVQVREERLPFTPQLHLMGRTVTIPTYDRWTMVMKTETFPLAELRPAYGGLPIPQEPVVSSANRGRDAGRDVSTLPVPTVYRDGILTRVPRDPAAEKQATRALSRAGFATMQDVYGEEYAVPRELRDHLTLGDDESWLEFMRDGRTDLEARGFTIHIHPDFPLAVAEISDWYGETEEGGGNGWFTLDLGIVVDGERVSLIPVLADLIARQPDLFTVEALNELKDDETIYAALGDGRRVALPAGRVRAILSVLVELNLRDIPDGPLRLPLLDAARLAQLEGALQARWVGAERLLELGRKLRDFGGIQPVEPPASLNAELRPYQLQGLAWLQFLREYELGGILADDMGLGKTVQTLAHLLTEKAAGRADRPSMVVAPTSVIGNWQAEAARFAPSLRVLTLHGKDRRSEFGRISDADLILTTYPLLPRDVELLNGHAFHMLILDEAQNIKNSKTAAAKAAGSLDARHRLCLTGTPLENHLGELWSQFNFLSPGLLHDERTFRELYRTPIEKKGDPHRRAALAARVRPFILRREKRDVARELPPKTEIPVRVTLDGDQRDLYETVRVTMESRVREELQARGLARSTIAILDALLKLRQAVTDPRLVKLEAARKVKGNAKLDWLESNLPQMIEEGRRVLIFSGFATLLGHLEDTLKARNIPYSKITGQTQKRQEQIDAFQSGETHVFLITLKAGGVGLNLTAADTVIHYDPWWNPAAEDQATDRAYRIGQDKPVFVYKLIAAGSVEEKILDLQARKAALARGILDGGLSDATQLTTHDLDRLFAPLEDGEED; encoded by the coding sequence GTGAAGCTCAGTCGTCTGCCGCCGGGATTTGGGCTGGATACGGCGGCTCAGGCCCTCGCGTTGCGGCAGGAAGCCGTGTCGGACGTGATGCGCGAGTGGACGGACACGGGCTGGAAGGCCACCGCCACCGTGCGCGACGGGGGCAACGACTTTCAGGCGATGGCCGAACTGACGCCGCCGCCCGATCCGGTGCTCCGCTCCACGTCCTGCACCTGCGGGCGCTACCGCTGCCGTCATGTGGCGGCGCTGGTGCTGTCTGCCGACCCGCCCGATGCGCCGCGCCCCGCGCTGAAATCAGGGTCTAACGGGGTTTCTGGCTCTGCGGCAGGTGAAGGAGGGCCCGCCCGCGCCCCAGCCGTAGAACCGCTGGATGCCCGCGCCCAGCAGTGGCTCGCCAGCTTTGACGACAAGAAATCCGGCGGGCGCGGGCGGCAATATGAGTTGCGCTACGTGCTCAGGATCATGCCTGTGACCTCCCAGGGTGGCCCCGGCAGCATCCGGCGGGTGGCGGTGGGCGTCGTGCGCGTGCCGGTGCGCGGCGACGTGGCCGAGGTGCGCTCTGCTGAGCATTACAGCCTGCCGCGCAACCTGTCGGCGGCCCCGGCTTTTGCTCGCCGAGACGCCGACTTGCTGCGCCTGTTGGAAGTGGCCTCTACCGCCGCACATCTGCCGGGCCGCTGGGACGAAACCCTGCACGCCTTGGGCGACCATCCAGCCACCGACCTGCTCATAGAGCTGATGCTGGATTCGGGCCGCCTGTGCTGGGAAGCCGCCGACGCCGTGCTGCACCGGGGCGAGTCGGTTCAGGGCATGCCGGGCTGGGCCACCGACGAGCGCGGCATGCAGTTTCCGACCCTGACGGTAGAGGGCGCGGCGGGCGGCGTGGTGCTGCCCCTGCCCCGGCCCTGGCTGGTGCGCCCCACCGAGTCATTCTTGGTGCGAGTCACCACCCACACGCCGCCGGAACAGGTGGCCCGCTTTCTGGCTGGCCCCACCGTGTCGCCCGCGCAGGCGGCGGCCCTGGCCCACGCGATCACGGCGGCGGGCGCACCCCTGCCCGTGCCCCAAACCGTACAGGTAAGGGAAGAACGTCTGCCCTTTACCCCGCAACTGCACCTGATGGGGCGCACCGTGACCATTCCCACCTACGATCGCTGGACGATGGTCATGAAGACCGAAACCTTCCCGCTGGCCGAGTTGCGCCCTGCATACGGCGGCCTGCCCATCCCGCAGGAGCCGGTGGTGTCGTCGGCCAACCGGGGCCGCGACGCCGGGCGCGACGTGTCCACTCTGCCCGTGCCCACCGTGTACCGCGACGGCATTCTGACCCGTGTGCCCCGCGACCCCGCCGCCGAGAAGCAGGCCACCCGCGCCCTGTCCCGCGCAGGCTTTGCGACCATGCAGGACGTGTACGGCGAGGAGTATGCCGTGCCCAGAGAACTGCGCGATCACCTGACGTTGGGCGACGACGAATCGTGGCTGGAATTTATGCGCGATGGCCGCACCGATCTGGAGGCGCGGGGCTTTACCATCCATATTCACCCTGATTTTCCGCTGGCTGTGGCCGAAATTAGCGACTGGTACGGCGAAACCGAAGAAGGCGGCGGCAACGGCTGGTTCACGCTGGACTTGGGCATTGTCGTAGACGGCGAGCGCGTGAGCCTGATTCCCGTGCTGGCCGATCTGATTGCTCGCCAGCCCGACCTATTTACGGTAGAAGCCCTGAACGAACTGAAGGACGACGAAACCATTTACGCTGCGCTGGGCGATGGCCGCCGCGTGGCGCTGCCTGCCGGACGGGTGCGGGCCATTCTCAGCGTGCTGGTAGAACTGAACCTACGCGATATTCCCGATGGCCCCCTGCGCCTGCCTCTGCTGGACGCCGCCCGCTTGGCCCAACTGGAAGGAGCTTTGCAGGCCCGCTGGGTGGGCGCGGAACGTCTGCTGGAGTTGGGGCGTAAGCTGCGGGACTTTGGCGGGATTCAGCCTGTAGAGCCGCCCGCAAGTTTGAATGCCGAATTGCGGCCCTACCAGTTGCAGGGGTTGGCGTGGCTGCAATTCCTGCGCGAGTACGAGTTGGGGGGCATTCTGGCCGACGACATGGGGCTGGGGAAAACGGTGCAAACGCTGGCCCACCTCCTGACCGAGAAGGCGGCGGGCCGTGCAGACCGTCCCAGCATGGTCGTGGCCCCCACCAGCGTCATCGGTAACTGGCAGGCCGAGGCCGCGCGGTTCGCTCCCAGCCTGCGCGTGCTGACCCTGCACGGCAAGGATCGCCGCAGCGAATTTGGCCGCATTTCCGACGCCGACCTGATCCTGACCACCTATCCGCTGCTGCCCCGTGACGTGGAATTGCTGAACGGGCACGCCTTCCACATGCTGATTCTGGACGAGGCCCAGAACATCAAAAACAGCAAAACGGCTGCTGCCAAAGCCGCCGGAAGCCTGGACGCCCGCCACCGCCTGTGCCTCACCGGAACGCCGCTGGAAAACCATCTGGGCGAGCTGTGGTCGCAGTTCAATTTCCTCTCGCCGGGGCTGCTGCACGATGAGCGCACCTTCCGCGAGTTGTACCGTACGCCCATAGAGAAGAAGGGTGATCCCCACCGCCGCGCCGCGCTGGCCGCCCGCGTTCGTCCCTTCATCCTGCGCCGCGAAAAACGCGATGTAGCCCGTGAGTTGCCACCCAAAACCGAAATTCCGGTGCGCGTGACCCTGGACGGCGATCAGCGCGACCTCTACGAAACTGTGCGTGTGACGATGGAGAGCCGCGTGCGCGAGGAGTTGCAGGCGCGGGGACTGGCCCGCTCGACCATCGCCATTCTGGACGCTCTGCTCAAACTCCGGCAGGCCGTCACCGATCCGCGCCTGGTGAAATTGGAGGCTGCCCGCAAGGTCAAGGGGAACGCCAAGCTGGACTGGCTGGAATCCAACCTGCCGCAGATGATCGAGGAAGGCCGCCGTGTGCTGATTTTCAGCGGATTTGCCACGTTGCTGGGCCACTTGGAGGACACCCTCAAGGCCCGCAATATTCCCTACTCCAAGATCACGGGGCAAACGCAGAAGCGTCAGGAACAGATCGACGCGTTCCAGTCGGGAGAAACGCACGTGTTCCTGATCACGCTCAAGGCGGGCGGCGTGGGCCTGAACCTGACTGCCGCCGATACGGTCATCCATTACGACCCCTGGTGGAATCCTGCCGCCGAGGATCAGGCTACTGACCGGGCCTACCGCATTGGGCAAGACAAGCCCGTGTTCGTGTACAAGCTGATCGCGGCGGGCAGCGTGGAGGAAAAGATTCTGGACTTGCAGGCCCGGAAGGCGGCGCTGGCACGCGGGATTCTGGACGGCGGTTTAAGTGACGCCACGCAGCTGACGACGCATGATCTGGATCGGTTGTTTGCTCCGTTGGAGGATGGGGAGGAGGACTAG
- a CDS encoding L-lactate dehydrogenase, whose protein sequence is MTKVGMVGSGMVGSAAGFALVLRGSCTELVLVDKDAARAQAEAQDISHATPVSHPVRVSSGGFEALAGASVVILTAGANQKPGEDRLSLLKRNADIFRELVPQITQAAPHAVLLVATNPVDLMTALTAKLAPNQPVVGSGTVLDSARFRALIAAKVGVAPQHVHASVLGEHGDSEVLGWSSASVGGVPLAQVIDLTEEVTQEIENGTRGAAAQIIAGKHATNYGVGAALALITEAVLRDRRAVLTVSGPSPYGPCLSLPRVVGAGGIGATLTPDLSEQEKAALERSAAVLMEAAKGLPELSA, encoded by the coding sequence ATGACGAAAGTGGGCATGGTTGGGTCAGGTATGGTGGGCAGTGCGGCGGGATTTGCGCTGGTGCTGCGGGGCAGTTGCACCGAATTGGTGCTGGTAGATAAGGACGCGGCGCGGGCGCAGGCCGAAGCGCAGGACATCTCGCACGCCACGCCGGTCAGCCATCCGGTGCGGGTCAGCAGCGGCGGCTTTGAGGCTCTGGCCGGGGCCAGCGTGGTCATCCTCACGGCGGGCGCGAACCAGAAACCCGGCGAAGATCGCCTGAGTCTGCTGAAGCGCAACGCCGATATTTTCCGTGAGCTGGTGCCGCAGATTACACAGGCCGCGCCCCATGCAGTGTTGCTGGTGGCGACCAATCCAGTCGACCTGATGACGGCCCTGACCGCCAAACTCGCGCCAAATCAGCCTGTCGTCGGTTCAGGTACGGTGCTGGACAGCGCCCGCTTTCGCGCCCTGATTGCGGCCAAAGTCGGCGTGGCCCCGCAGCATGTTCACGCCTCGGTGCTGGGCGAACACGGCGACTCCGAGGTGCTGGGCTGGAGCAGCGCCAGTGTGGGCGGCGTGCCTCTGGCGCAGGTGATTGACTTGACCGAGGAAGTAACACAGGAAATCGAGAACGGCACACGCGGCGCGGCGGCGCAGATTATTGCCGGGAAACACGCCACCAACTACGGCGTCGGCGCGGCGTTGGCCCTCATCACCGAGGCCGTGCTGCGAGATCGCCGCGCCGTCCTGACCGTCAGCGGGCCGTCGCCGTATGGCCCCTGCCTGAGCCTGCCGCGTGTGGTGGGCGCAGGCGGCATCGGGGCCACCCTGACGCCCGATCTGTCGGAGCAAGAGAAAGCTGCACTGGAACGCAGCGCAGCGGTATTGATGGAAGCGGCGAAAGGGCTACCAGAACTCTCCGCCTGA
- a CDS encoding DUF1272 domain-containing protein yields the protein MLEMKAECEHCQTALAAGAEALICSFECTFCAACAASMNHVCPNCSGELLTRPRRAVKGLGPVRSGPPLAR from the coding sequence ATGCTTGAGATGAAGGCCGAGTGCGAACACTGCCAAACCGCCCTAGCTGCCGGTGCGGAGGCGCTGATCTGCTCGTTCGAATGCACATTTTGCGCTGCCTGTGCTGCCAGCATGAATCACGTCTGCCCCAATTGCAGCGGCGAACTGCTAACCCGGCCCCGCCGCGCCGTTAAGGGTTTGGGGCCTGTGCGGTCTGGGCCACCGCTGGCCCGGTAA